The nucleotide sequence TGCTCCCTCTTTATCCCACGACTTTGTGTTGCCCTGGCCAGGAGGTGGGACCAAGAGTCTGCATGGTTTCAAGGCAGTCTCTGAATTCTGAGTCTCCTGGGTGAAGGAGTTAAGGCAGATGGGGAGGGATGTCAAGAATGGAGGTCAGACCCTGATTTCAGACAAAGAAGTAAGCGGTATCCCTCCCTGCAGTTCTGGGACCTCCCTGTGTGTAGGAAAACTTGGGCGAGCTACTCTATGGCCTGCTGCACACTGgttccctccacccccagccctggaGGTCCTGTTCCTTGGGCCTGGAGCAGGCTGGGGCAAAAGGAGAGAAGCAACTTCCACATTTGGACCCAGACACGCATCTTTGGACTTCTGCTGACTCCGACTCTTGCTGGGGACAGCAGCAGGCACTGAGGGACCAGTCCAGAGTGGGACCAAAAGCAAGCCTTCACACCCGGGGGCCCAGGctttccccagcccctctcctaTCTACCCAGGCCCCCACTGTGGCTCTTGGCAGCCATGTGTCCCTGGCAGTAGACACTCTCAGGGGAGAGGCTCGCCCCTCTAGAAGGCTTCTGGGCTTTTGATTGGCCATCTCTTGGGTTGGTGCTGAGCTGCGAAAGGGCCCTCCAGGTCCTGTGGGCTTCTGATTCCTTTCCCAACATGATCAGTGCTGGGAAGACCCCCTGACTTACACTTCAGGGGTATGAGCTTGAGTTGGGGGGCCTACTCCCAGGCTGCTAGGATCCCATGATCGAGACCAGGCAGACAAAGGCTGGCTCCGGGACTCTGCAAGTTACCAACAGAAATGTAGCCCACCCAGCACACTCAAGGTGGGATCCCCCTGTGGAGCTGAAGCTGCCCTCACGCGTCACCACCCAACTCCCAGCATGGGGCCTCTCCAGGCTCCTCCTCCAATACAGTCTCCTTCTGACTCTGTGCCCACTCCTCCTCATACCTGGGCTGCCTGAAGCTCCTTCCATGACTCCACTCCCCCACCAAGTCTCCTGCCCTGTGAAACAGCCTCAGGAAGACATCCTGCACTCCCCAGTGGGACCTGCTCCTGTCTGCTCTATCAAACCAAGCTCTGCTTCCAGTCCTCTGCCAGCCCAGCCTGCTCCTGACTCCCAGCACACAGTGTCCTCTCTAAAGCTGGTCCTTAATTGTCCCCAAACAGAGCCTGCTGACTCCTCTCAGAGGCAATTTCCCTGCCAgtctgcctctctcctcctccgggaagccttccctggccacccATCCCTGTGTACACGGTCACCATTTAGTTGTTCCTAATGGTTTCCTGAGTCTTGTCACTTTTGCTCATGTCCCCTGATAGCCTGGTCTAAGGCAGGGCCTGCAGAAGATGCTGATGACTAGATAGGAGCTCTGGGTGCCTGGCTCCAAGATTCTCCCTGGTCACAGCCACTGCTGTCCTTGCTGTGAGTTTAGGAGCTGACTCAGGCCAGTCCTGTCTGGAGGGCAGTTAACACAGCCTTTCTGGGCTCCTCTTTTCAGTTCCCATCTCTGTCGTCCCTGCCTGGGTGGAATAAGGTAGCCAGAGGCTGCAGCAGCTCAGACACCAGGCAGGTTCAATGTCAAATGCACTTTACTGGGCCCCTGAGCCTCCCAACACTGTCCTCACCAAGGCTGGCGCACCCCATTCCCAGCACCACCAGCTGCCCAGGAAGCAGGATGGATAGAGGGAACACGTGTGGAATGGCTGTTCTCCTACCCCAGAGGGTGCCGGATGATGTTGACAGCACGGCTGCTTCCCTCTCCCCTGCAGCTTCTGTCCCCACCCAGCAGCTTGGCATTTCCTATAGCAGGGAAGGGGGATACCTGGGGCTTCAAACCAGCCACCTGCTCCTGCTTAAAATGGGACAAGGGGCCATTTGCAAAATTCTTCGAGGGGCAGTGGTGAGGTAGAAGGGGTGGCAGCCTGCTCCTGTCTGGGAGAGGGCTGGGCAGACACTGGGAGCCGGGCAGACACTGGGAGCCGGGCTGGCTCTTGCTTCAGGCCCAGAGCCCTGGGCCCTGCTCGCTGAGGAAGCTGGTGGTTGGAGCGGTGAGGTTCAgccagctgaggctggagggagtACTGGGTGGCCAGGAGGGGTAGCCAGTCCAACTCGGCTCTCCTCAGTACCCCCAGCCATGGGTCACCAGTCCCGCTCAGCAGGTTCTCGGTAGGGGAGGCCTAAGAGCCTGAAGACATCCTTCTCAGTGGGAGTGGGCAGCACTCGGCCAGGCCCCACCTTGCAGCCATGGGTGTTCCGGACCACAGCAGTGCTGAGGGCATGTTCTGACAGACTCATGCCCTTGGTTTTGGCCAGGGCTCGCATGGAGCGGTTGAAGTGTGCAGAGCCGGTGAAGTAGAGCAGGGCACAGGCAAACTCGCTATAGGGCACCACGATGATGTCCAGGCGCCGGTGCCGCCGCCCTGGCCCTGGGAGCCGGCACACCCCCAAGTACTTCTGTTGCTGACCATTCTCCTCTTGGCTCACCAAGTCATCTGTGAGGAACCCTGGCCCAACAGAGGGGACTGCTGGGAGGGCAGGGAACCAGGCCTGGGCTGTCCCATCCTCCCAGGTCTCTGCTGATGTCTAAGCTAGGGTTTGCCCAGGTATTAGCTGGGTGACACTACCCTCTCTGGGCCcttctccttttctgtaaaacatggatAGTAATTCCCATCTCCCTCATAGTGTCACAGAAAGATCAGATGAGATACTTGGCCTGCAGGGTTCACTGAGCACCTCCACGTAGGTGTGGCGGGGCTGTTCCATCTCTCCCTGGAGAGGATTCCGGCCCCGATAGAGAGATGGGATGCTGGCAAAGCACTGTTCCCCTGCTTCCTGCCTCAGGACTGGAACTTCTGAGGTTCTCCCTCTGAGGGGGCCCCCAGACCTGTGCTGCCCTCTGTCAATCTGCTCACCCAGAGATGGAGCTTATACCTTCCTGCCGAAGACTGTCAAGGAGGCGGCTGAAGATACCCCGGTGGGACCGGCCATCTGGGTGAGTGATGAGCACGTCGACATCACCACAGGTCGCCTTTCCCCGTCGGTATGAACCACATGCCACACACAGCAGCCCGGAGTTAAAGGCCTGGGCTGCTttctggacctgggaaagagagcGGTGACAGGTGAGGGGCCGTGCGTGGGGAGCTCCTCTCCCACAGCAGCACAAGGGCCTTCCCAGACTCGGGCCCACACCCTCAGCTTATGCCCATTCCAGATGCCTACTGCAAGCCCAGGGGAATCCACCCTGGGGAGCTGCTGTTCTTTCCCTTCGCTAggacaggagagaagaaaaagctcACTGTGCAGGAGGCAAGCCTGAGGAGAGACGGCAGAAGGTGCCGGCTCTGCTTCTGAGAGTGGGCACTGAGCTTGCCCCGTGGAGCTCTTTAAGAGTAGGGAGACACAGACTctctctgcccctgccccagcccacgTGCCCAGGTCTGTGAAACTCCACTTAGGACAAGGGGCCAGGTGCTGAAAGCCCTCAGCCAGGTCTAGGCAGCCCCAGATATCTACTGATTTGGAGCTAAAGGTTTGGAATATGTGAGCTGGGGTTTGAGGCCGGAGCAGGTGGCTGGCAGCACgcgccaggcccaggcccaggagaAAGTGGAGCACAGAAATACAGCTGCATCtgtgggaaaggagaggaaagaaagcaaagagggGGCAGTTCTGAGCCAACACCCACATCCTTTCTTGGTGGGGAGGGAGCTGAGACAGCAACTGCCAGCTGAAGGATTGTCCCTCTGAGGAAAAATAAACCCATTAGCCTCCACCCCTGAGACACTGAGGTTCTTTCATATGCAGATGGCCTCCCGCCTCCACCCCAGGACACTGAGAATTCTGGGGCCCCCGGACACCTCAAGTATCCTGACAGGAGGGCTCCGCTAATCCCCTTACTCCCTTCTTGAGCCTCCCAAGAGAATGGAAGGAGGAGGTCCATGTGAGTAATCCCATCAAAACTCCTATGGCTGGAGCCCTTAAATGGGGGCACAGGAGGCCAGGTGGGAAGCCTCTTTTGTTCCAATGGGCTGGGTACTGACTGAGGCATTCTCCATGCCCGGACACCATGGCTGAGTGACGGTGTCATCACTAGCACCAAGGCCTGGTGATGGGCAGACAAAGAGGCCTGTCCATCCATCTCATACCGGCCTCATAGCCTTGTGGCCtggaatggagctggaggctgatTTCAATCAAACTGGGCCAGTCTCCATGGGATCCCACTCTATCAGAATCCCTGACCAAAGTGAGCAAACCTTGCCTATTACAAGCAGCTCCTAATCCTAATGCCCATTGAACAAATGATACATCTAGCCCTAAATGCAGTCCAGTGTCTCTCTAATCTAGCTTTTACATGAACCTAATCGCTAACCCAACTCTAAACCAAACCCAAATCTTATTTCTTGGACAACTACAAATCTTAACTTAAAAGCAACCAACATTAAGAAAATCCTACGCCTAATTAAAGCCTAACTTtaactcaatcttttttttttttttttccagacagagtcttgctctgttgcccaggctagagtgcagtggcacaatcttggcttgctgcaacctccgcctcccaggttcaagcaaatctcccacctcagcctcccaagaaactgggattataggcatgagccacggcacccggctaacttttttgtatttttagtagacacggggtttcgccatgtttgccaggctggaaatttttgtatgttttatagagacagggtttcaccacgttggccaggctggtcttgagctcctgagctcagatgatctgTCCACCCTgttctcccaatgtgctgggattaaaggcataagccaccgtgcctggtcttaACTCCATCTTGATGGAGCTTTCTTTCAACCCCAAACCAAATCCTACTGACACTGTGCTTTTACACCAACTCTACCCCAAATCCTGAGCCAGCCTTGCGTGGGCTTTAGAAGGTCCATACATCTGGAAAAAGACATAAACCTTTGCACATTTGTGCATTTTGGGGAGAAAACAGTCCACAGTTTTCATCAGGTTCTCAAAGAAGttggtgaaataaaaaaaataagataaaatattaaaaccctCTGCCCTGACCCACCCTAACCTCAA is from Pan paniscus chromosome 8, NHGRI_mPanPan1-v2.0_pri, whole genome shotgun sequence and encodes:
- the POLL gene encoding DNA polymerase lambda isoform X5 — translated: MLMHHQKYLQRFPGGKREKKQKEACSIPGIGKRMAEKIIEILESGHLRKLDHISESVPVLELFSNIWGAGTKTAQMWYQQGFRSLEDIRSQASLTTQQAVGLKHYSDFLERMPREEATEIEQTVQKAAQAFNSGLLCVACGSYRRGKATCGDVDVLITHPDGRSHRGIFSRLLDSLRQEGFLTDDLVSQEENGQQQKYLGVCRLPGPGRRHRRLDIIVVPYSEFACALLYFTGSAHFNRSMRALAKTKGMSLSEHALSTAVVRNTHGCKVGPGRVLPTPTEKDVFRLLGLPYREPAERDW